The following proteins come from a genomic window of Deltaproteobacteria bacterium:
- the gmd gene encoding GDP-mannose 4,6-dehydratase — protein MKKALITGITGQDGSYLAELLLNKGYEIHGLIRRASTFNTNRIDHLYKDFHDPQARVYLHYGDLSVSGHLTDLINEIRPDEIYNLGAQSHVRVSFDMPEYTGDVTGLGTIRLLEAIRRTGIKARFYQASSSEMFGAALPPQSETTPFQPRSPYAAAKVYAYYVVRNYRDAYKIFAANGILFNHESPRRGETFVTRKITRAATRIKLCLQDKLYLGNLEAKRDWGYAGDYVEAMWLMLQQERPEDYVIATGETYSVREFTEKVFARLDLDYKQYVAVDPRYFRPTEVDVLLGDASRARHDLNWQPKVSFDQLIDMMVAADLEIAAKEKTLLNAGYTCGNRM, from the coding sequence ATGAAAAAAGCGCTCATCACGGGCATCACGGGTCAGGATGGTTCCTATCTGGCGGAGCTGTTGCTCAACAAGGGCTATGAGATCCATGGCCTTATCCGCCGGGCCAGCACCTTCAACACAAACCGCATTGATCACCTTTACAAGGATTTCCATGACCCCCAGGCGCGGGTCTATCTCCACTACGGCGACCTCTCGGTTTCTGGTCATCTGACCGATCTGATTAATGAAATAAGACCGGATGAAATATATAATCTCGGCGCCCAGAGCCATGTGCGCGTGAGCTTCGATATGCCCGAGTACACGGGGGACGTGACGGGCCTCGGGACCATTCGCCTTTTGGAGGCCATCCGGAGGACGGGGATCAAGGCCCGTTTCTATCAGGCATCTTCGAGCGAGATGTTCGGCGCCGCGCTGCCCCCGCAGAGCGAGACGACGCCCTTCCAACCCCGGAGTCCGTACGCCGCCGCCAAGGTTTACGCCTACTATGTCGTCCGCAATTACCGGGATGCTTATAAGATATTTGCGGCCAACGGCATCCTCTTCAATCACGAATCGCCCCGCCGCGGCGAGACATTCGTTACGCGCAAGATCACCCGGGCGGCGACGCGGATCAAACTGTGTCTCCAGGACAAGCTCTACCTCGGCAATCTTGAGGCCAAGCGCGACTGGGGCTATGCCGGGGATTATGTCGAGGCCATGTGGCTCATGCTCCAGCAGGAGCGGCCTGAAGATTATGTCATCGCCACGGGCGAGACCTATTCGGTCCGTGAATTTACGGAGAAGGTATTTGCCCGGCTGGATCTTGATTATAAGCAGTATGTGGCCGTAGACCCCCGTTATTTCCGCCCCACCGAGGTGGACGTTCTGCTGGGCGATGCCTCCCGGGCCCGCCACGACCTCAACTGGCAGCCGAAAGTCAGCTTCGATCAGCTTATTGACATGATGGTCGCCGCCGACCTCGAAATCGCCGCCAAAGAAAAGACCCTGCTCAACGCCGGCTATACCTGCGGCAACAGGATGTAA